TCTTTGCGTAGGCAGCATTCACCAACATCCTCCTTGAGTCCTTACCTTTGAACGTTAGGGCGAAATTCGCAGCCACATGCCTAATACAGTAGGCCCGGAAAGCCCGAGGAGGCAGCCACCCAGTCTCAGGTGCCTCAAGCGCTGCCTTGATCCCATTATGCCTGTCAGAGATAACAATGATACCCTCCTGAGGAGTCACATGCTCTCGGAGATTAGACAAGAAGAATGACCATGACTCTGCATTTtcgccctccacaagggcaaaTGCTATCGGGAGGATGTTCGAGTTCCCGTCCTGAGCTATCGCCAACAACAGCGTCCCTCCATACTTCCCATACAAGTGGGTACCATCAATACTGACGAGGGGCTTGCAATGCCAGAATGCCTCGATACAGGGTGAAAATGTCCAGAAAAGCCGGTGAAAGTACACCGTGGACTCATCAACCCCACCACCAATCCGAACAGGAGACGTCTTCAGCACCGTGATTGTTCCCGGCATTGTCGCCTAGACCCCTAGCATCCAACGTGGCAACTCCACGTAAGACTCTTCCCAATCTCCATATATTTGTGCCACTGCCTTCTGCTTAGCCATCCAAACCTTCCTGTAACTAGGCCTGAAACCGTAATCGGCTTCTGTCGCTTGTTGAAGTACCTTTACCGTAACCGCAGCATCTACCCTAACCATAGGAAGAATCCTCGCACAGATAACGTGGTAATCCAGCTGACGGTGATCACTTGAAATAGAAGTTGTGAGGCATGTGTGTGGCCCGTTGTACCTCCTAACCTCCCAAGTGCCCTTTCGTGCAAGAAGCGCTACACGAATCAACCAACTACAACCCTTGCCGAATTCCTTGCATTTTCCCTGATACTTCAAATGATCTGATTCGATGACTCTGTACTCAACACCTCGCCGTATGCTATAGTCCTTGACACTCAGCACAGCTTCATCTTTACTCTGGAATGATTGCCCAATCTGAAATTCTGTAGAAGATCCCCCCACTGTGTTACCACCGTCTTCCTATTCACCaagagcatccatgtttagtgTGGAGAAGTGTGGAGGGTATTGATGAGAATTAGAACATGAAGGCCGATGCTGCGCATGTGGATCGCCACCTGTGTCATCGTCGCTGTCACCAACGATATCAACAGGCTCCTGGTCAGACTCATCGTCACGCATTGCATTCTCTACTTGATCAGGTCCACCAAAGTCTTCGATATAAGGTACCAGGCCACCACCGGTGCCCACAACGTGCGGAGGCTCAATGACTACTGCATTCTCCAAAGGTACAGAACCAACAACCTCTGTTCGGTCTAAATCAGCCGCAAACGAAGGTGATTGAACCGGCGGAAGATACGGTTTGACCGCAGGCATCGAACTAGATGCACCACCCGCGGCAGTTGGGCTAGGAACTGGAGCGGATGCCCCAGAACTATCGACACCAACCTCCAACTTTGCGAACAACTCATGGATTCTGATCTCCGAAAAACTCCTTACACAGTAGAACAAAACCCTAATATCTTCATCAGCCTTAACCGCAAAGGTTTCATACTGAACACCAGTCGAGACAACCGCCATGAGAATCTTGTAGAATAGTTTATTCACCCACTTGCTACCCAACACGCCAAGCTTCTCCAAGATGCTGTTCTTCAAATCTGACAAACTCATCGACGAACGGATAAAAATACTCAGTGGTTCTCTGTCGGTAAACTTCACACCTTGgcttttgctttttttaattttcccAGAACAATGCACTAAGGCAAGAAAACTCTCTTCCTCACTAGCCATTGTGAGAATGATCTCTTATGGAGCTTAAATCACCCACATATATATAGAGTTCCCGTCATTGTAAACCGTGGGAACCTACAAGGTTTTCTGGCCATTATTTACCCTAAATAAACCGTTGTAACCCATAAGGGTTTATGACCAATTCAGTTtcctcataaaccgtggtgacttACCATGTTTTATGCCTGCCACGCCTCCTTCGTAAACCGCTGGgacctcccacggtttacaCTCAATAATGTTTCACCGTAAACCACTGGGACCTGCCACGGTTTATGCACGTTTCGGAAACCGTGGTGGGTTGCCATGGATTACATAGAGTAAGGTTTTTGCACATGCACGTAATAACAATCCGTTTTGCACATTTAGGTAAAGGATTCtgctattttatttaaataagtaaattGCCCTAAAAATCGTTGGCCAAAAAGTTTCTCTTAACCTTATTATATAAGATTATAAGAAATTAAACTTTTCTTATAACAAAagcaaaataatcaaatattaatTCGAAGGgagttattattattcttattatcaTCATCTCTTCTGATCTCTCTTAGTTTTTTACACGTGAAACTAAGTTGAATTCTTTCTAATATAATCTGAAACAGAATAAATCATTaaatatttctataaaattgAGTAAATAGTGAAAACTATCCAAAAGTAGTTCCGATTCTGATCTTTTAGACAAATTAAAGTAATCcctaataaaataaagaaacaaattAGTTCCTATCTTAAAAATCAATCCTCAATATTTCTATATAAAATTGAGGAATATACTCCCATTATATATATTCATTGGTGAATTGAGTCATATATATATTCATTGGAATTGAGTTGGGAGTGCTTGGAGGCTTATTGGTGATCAAAGCCTATTTTGGGGCTGTTTTAATTAAGTTTGGAGGGGCTGTGATTTGTGTTGTGAGGCTGCCTTGAGTGAAACTAAGTGATCGGTCAAGGTATGATTTAAGTTTCGCACGTTTAATATTTACGGTgctgtgaaaacttaggttagaggaaccataggataagttgaattATTAATTGCATTTAATGAGTAGTTTTGTAATGTTGTTGAAATGAGTCGTTGATGAACATATATTGAAATTATGAGGTATTGTGGTTATTAATTTTATGCTCTTTGACTTGCTTATAATAGGTTGTGTTGATGTTGATATGTTGATGGATTATGGTTGGTGGTTGTTAATAAAGAGTTGTTATGTGAAGCTGATGGATTAATGTGTTTGAAGGGCTAATTTATGTTAATGGCATTTAATTAGTATATGTTGACGGAAGATTGATAAATACATGATGAAGGTTGGTATAGGTGAAAAGTTGATATAAACAAATGAAGGGTCATTGATGTATGAAGTAATATGGATAATTATTAATGATCAAGATTTGTTGAGTTGGTTAAAGGTTATAGTGGCAATGGTTGTTGATGAATTGAGTTGATATGGTAGTATAATGCAAGTTTTAATGGTAAGAAGCTTAAGTTGATGAAAATGAGTTTTGATTGGGAATTGGTTAAAAACCAATTTTTGATGAACTTTAGAAGTCCATAATTTattcaacaaatttttatttgagttgtgaTTTGTTGCAAATAAAAGATGGTTTTAAGAGCTTTTGATTGATATCAACTTTGTTGAAAACGGAATTTTGCAAAGAAAGTTATGGACGTTGTAAGTTTAGTGTTTAAATCTGTGTTCAGGATGGTCAAAACTGGTTTGCTGCAAGCTTGCTGGGCATTCTGCCCATTTTTTAAAAACgcccatccacgcgtacgcgtggcatggAATTTTGGCGGCGCATGCGCGAGGGGCATGTGTACGCGTGACTTGATGTACgctccacgcgtgcgcgtggcctacgcgtacgcgtggatgttGCCTGCTGTAAAAACTGGGTTTGACTGTTTTTAAACCAATTTTTCacttctaaacctctattttctttcttttagacTTAAGGTATAGTGTTAAGTCCAGTAGCTATTTGAAGATAGAAAAATAAGGTAACTTAGAGGTGAAGTAAAGTCGAAAAGGTGGTGATTTATGTGTGAGAAAGGAATAAATATCGCGTCTGAGCACTCTTTCTTGAAAGTGCAACCCCAGGAGATGGTGGAAGGTGAGGATCCCCTTCTCTGTTCTTCCTGGTATCGTAAAATCGCCCCCAACGAGATGGTGGGAGGTTAGGATCCCCTCCTTTGTTCCTCCTGGGCATATGAGAACGTACCTCTTGGGTAAACACAAGAGTTCTGGTTTTGCCCCACTTGCTCCATGTTAGTTAGTATAGAGGCTCCTCGGGTAGACGCAAGAATTGTGGTTCTGCCCCACTTGCTCTGGGTTATGATGAGTTATGTATAAAGGTGCAATGACATGATGAGTAAGTAATGAATGATTATGAAATGTTAATGatgatatctgagatacgagtttttcTGGGAAAGAAccatggcttgccaccacgtgttccaggTTGAATCTCAacactctgttgaccctacgtcgtaagggtgaccgggcacgTATAAATTTCCGGGTATGGATAGCCCCAATTGAGTGATTATACGATGAATGAATGTGAactctatgcatagactcttggggatgcgcgacgggggacagtctaaggttttcggacttgtcgggttagctggataaccgacagatgggctccatcagccataggacagtcATGCAttatatgcatttgtttgttttgattgCTATGCATTACctgggtttgcctaattgataCATATCATCTGCTACCTGTTATACTTGCTATTTGTACTATTTGCTCATTACTTGTGCGTGAAATTGTTTGGTTGCTTGTTTCTGTTGCATTATGGATGATGGAGggatggaggagatggagaaaTGGTTTGGTGTTAGGTTAGGATTGAACTTGAGTAAGTTAGGTAGATTTAGAATACCTACTCCTGTTTATGGCTTCTATTTAATACCTAAGTTGGATAATTGAATAACGGAGTTCTAGGATTACCTATGGCATTCTCaggaccttatttattatacGCGTGGTACTTTTACCATGCTGGGAACCTTCGATTCTCATTTCATActgtgttgttgtttttcagatgcaggttgagaggctcctcgctaggcgtctggatCCTGGGAAGCGAAGTAGTCCTTGGGTGTATTTTGGGTTTCTGtttgtatatatgtaaatatgTATTTAGCTTACTCTCCAAGTAACTTATGTATGCtgctcctcttagaggttgaggGAGAGATAGGAGTTCACTTTGGTACTTTGGTGTATTTTGGGAATACTTAtgtatgtttatatatatatatatatatatatatataagtcttatgacttaagcataagattaAGTATAGTCGGGTGTTACAGCACATATTTATTCGAGCACATATTgctgtttgtttttttttttaaattgcttAGATTGGTAATTGAAACCTTTTAAATTGCTTAGGTTGGATACTCGTAATTTTTTCAAGACAAAAAGAAATGTAGAATTCTTCTCAGTTTTAATAGTGGATAACAAATACGGATGTTCAATTGACATGCAATGTGTATTAGTTGATTTCTTGATGTTCCCCCTATTGAGTTCATGTAAATGAAATAGTGGTTGACAATGGTTTTAATGTTGCTATTAACAACATATTGCTACATGGTCGTCGCTTTGGCCAGAGAATTTGTTATTAAGAAATGCTCGTGTCAACTTAGTTGAGTTCATGTTGTTCTTGATTTTTCTTGCTTGATTTAGATGAGTTGTTGGTTAAAAAACTACTTTAATAGTTGATTGAAACTTATCATAGTTGCACAAGAATAAACCTAATTCTATATGTTTCACAATTTGGCTTGGGTattctttatttaaaaaaaaagaaaagaaacaactCAGCCTGCCATTTGTTAAATTGATAACTTAGATAGTGTGCAAGGATGTTTGATTGGGATGTTATTTACACGCTTGTTCATCTTTTAAACAATTTGATATGACAGATACTATATTACTTTACTTGTTGAAAATATACGGATGTTTAGTTTACTATGTATCTGGATAGTTGAATTCCTTCAATAAATGGATGTTTAATTTGATTACGTACTTGGTCTTTTGTTCTTACAATTTTCAAAAGTTAAAGCAGAAACTGAAGTTGAAGggaagatagaaaaattaaaaaatgatgaTCACAAAGACCTTGTTGACGATGGGTGGGATATTTTTGAGTGGTAGTTATGTTAAGTATTTTGCTTATATCTTCTATTTCAAATATGAGTAGTAGGTAGTAGTAAATAGCTATTAACTTAAAAAGTTTATCGCTTTAATCTTTCTACAATTTTGTACAGAAAACATAATAGAGTGGATTTTTTTATACCCAATTTCTTCCTTTTGGTTATCAAATGTATTGTaatcaatttatattttttgtttattatcttACTGAACATATATGACAGGAATTGAAAAGTTTTTAACTATCAAATTAATACtaattaaaaaggaaaagaaaaatatgatgtggttaattttttcaaaatatggTGAAATATAATTGGTCAATAACAATATATTTCTTGATAAATGAAGATTAGAACATTATTGatttgaagaagaaataatGAGCGCATATGATAAAGTGTACTAATGAGATTGAgataacatatattttataatttattaatttatattttaagaaaatgaCTAACTTAAATAAGATCAAGCGTGTTAGTAAAATTTCAGTTTATAATAGACACCATGTtcacaatattttttaacaaaatcttttaattagaaaaaattatgTTAAGTCTAAtccaaatcaaataaacatcctaattacaataaaaataaccatcAGCCTacctagtaaaatgaacatccgacctattttagtttctcttttaatttttttgtttatatcaACACAACAGGGTAATAAATTATACTACGAATGGTATACCCAAAATAATCATTCACTTTAGAATGGAAAGATCCATCCGTTAtcatagtaaaataaatattcgTTTTAGTTTAAATGGCTTAAAATATAGTACATAATGCATCCCAATCATtgatgagaaaaagaaaaatcaatgaATAAGAGCAATATAAACAGCAAGAATGCTTATTGTATTAATCAATTACATGAATAAAAGAACATTACATTACTATGCAAGTCTACTTGTAGCAATACATAAGTAAATTATTCTTTGTATATTATCCTGCATTATTAATCAAGAACAACACTATTCTAAAACTAACATAATAAAGTCATATTCAATTTGTAGTTCAGTAATAAGAGGATATTCCCTTGTTAATAAGAATTCCTTTCCTACTCAAGAGCATAATTTAGAGATGATCAATAATTGTATTGGTGAATTTGGTTGTCTTTGCTTTGCCTCCAAGATCAGTAGTTCGGTACTCCCCTTCTGCAATTGTGTTGAGGATGGCATTTTGAATTTGGTCCGCTTTGTCATGAAGATTCAAATGGCACAATATTAAAACACCACTCAGCAGTAAAGCAGTTGGATTTGCAAAATTCTACACAAACACAAAGTTTCATAGGTTAGAACATGTTTGTGACCACTATCACTGAAGTAAATTGACAATAATTATTATTCacgattttgtttttcaaagaACGAGAAGATCAAATTAGTTTTATGAAATTACAGAGGGTAAACTAATATTGAACACCTTTATGAAACATGCATTCAAATCCCATATTCTGTAATAAGTTGATGATAAGGTGAACCGATCGGCAAGGAAGCCTTGCTTCAGCTTTCAAGCTTCACCTCCATTCTCACGAGTTGGATCCGAGATAACAGATAATATAAGGTTGAGAAAGAACTTTGCAGCTAACCTTTCTAGCAATATCAGGTGCTGAACCATGTACAACCTCAATTAGTGCAATACCTCTCTCACTAATCTTGAAGCTGAAACATGTATGAAATGATGTCAGATGATAAGATTGTAGCTTCTAGAATTTGTTGACTAAAGTGAAAAATTTACCTTATTGTCAAACCCAAACCCCCCAACCAAGCCAGCACAAAGGTCACTAATAATATTACCATAAAGGTTTGACATCACTAGACAGCAAAAAGAGCAGAATTTTTCACAAGCTGTAGATTATAAAAATGAATGAGAATAATTCCATTTTCAATACTCAAAATGAGTTTCCAAATACAATTGCACTCTAAATCCAAGTTCACAAATATACTATCATGCATCAATTGTCAATGAC
The Arachis stenosperma cultivar V10309 chromosome 7, arast.V10309.gnm1.PFL2, whole genome shotgun sequence genome window above contains:
- the LOC130940093 gene encoding uncharacterized protein LOC130940093, with amino-acid sequence MSLSDLKNSILEKLGVLGSKWVNKLFYKILMAVVSTGVQYETFAVKADEDIRVLFYCVRSFSEIRIHELFAKLEVGVDSSGASAPVPSPTAAGGASSSMPAVKPYLPPVQSPSFAADLDRTEVVGSVPLENAVVIEPPHVVGTGGGLVPYIEDFGGPDQVENAMRDDESDQEPVDIVGDSDDDTGGDPHAQHRPSCSNSHQYPPHFSTLNMDALEFQIGQSFQSKDEAVLSVKDYSIRRGVEYRVIESDHLKYQGKCKEFGKGCSWLIRVALLARKGTWEVRRYNGPHTCLTTSISSDHRQLDYHVICARILPMVRVDAAVTVKVLQQATEADYGFRPSYRKVWMAKQKAVAQIYGDWEESYVELPRWMLGV
- the LOC130940095 gene encoding isocitrate dehydrogenase [NAD] catalytic subunit 5, mitochondrial-like, which codes for MKKALASSSQISAIHKANVMQKTEGLFLKGSHEVAEEYPEINFKISERGIALIEVVHGSAPDIARKNFANPTALLLSGVLILCHLNLHDKADQIQNAILNTIAEGEYRTTDLGGKAKTTKFTNTIIDHL